The following proteins are co-located in the Sphingomonas panacis genome:
- a CDS encoding P-II family nitrogen regulator: MKKIEAIIKPFKLDEVKEALHEVGVSGITVTEAKGFGRQKGHTELYRGAEYVVDFLPKVKLEVVVEDGIADRVVEAIAAAAQTGRIGDGKIFVIPVETVLRIRTGERNEDAV; this comes from the coding sequence GTGAAGAAGATCGAGGCGATCATCAAGCCGTTCAAACTCGATGAGGTGAAGGAAGCGCTCCACGAAGTCGGCGTGTCGGGAATCACCGTGACCGAGGCCAAGGGGTTCGGGCGCCAGAAGGGCCATACCGAACTCTATCGTGGTGCCGAATATGTGGTGGATTTCCTGCCGAAAGTGAAACTCGAAGTGGTGGTGGAAGATGGCATCGCCGACCGCGTGGTCGAGGCGATCGCCGCGGCGGCGCAGACCGGCCGGATCGGCGACGGCAAGATCTTCGTGATCCCCGTCGAGACGGTGCTGCGCATCCGTACCGGCGAGCGCAACGAGGACGCGGTCTGA
- the glnA gene encoding type I glutamate--ammonia ligase: MANSANDVLKMIKDQEIEWVDVRFTDPKGAWHHLTMCANVIGENELTDGLMFDGSSIEGWKEINESDMILKPDLDAVYVDPFSATPMLIIVCDIVEPSDGSLYTRDPRSTAKRAEAYLKETGLGDTVYVGPEPEFFMFDSVEFDTTYNGSFFKVDDVELPTNTGTKYESGNLGHRPRAKGGYFPVGPVDVTTDIRAEMVSTLIEMGLPMDKHHHEVAGGQHELGLTFGKLVETCDRIQIYKYVVKMVAQAYGKTATFMPKPIKMDNGSGMHTHMSIWNKGENTFAGNGYAGLSDTCLYFIGGVIKHAKAINAFTNPTTNSYKRLVPGFEAPVLLAYSARNRSASCRIPYGAGTKAKRVEFRFPDPLANAYLGTSALLMAGIDGIQNKIHPGEAMDKNLYDLPPAELSLVPTVCGSLREALESLIADHEFLLKGGVFTQDQIDAYIELKWAEVYRWEMQPSPVEFDMYYSA, encoded by the coding sequence ATGGCAAATTCCGCAAACGACGTCCTGAAGATGATCAAGGACCAGGAGATCGAATGGGTCGATGTCCGCTTCACCGATCCCAAAGGCGCCTGGCATCACCTGACGATGTGCGCGAACGTGATTGGCGAGAATGAACTGACCGACGGTCTGATGTTCGACGGCTCCTCGATCGAGGGCTGGAAGGAAATCAACGAGTCGGACATGATCCTCAAGCCGGATCTCGACGCGGTCTATGTCGATCCGTTCTCGGCGACCCCGATGCTCATCATCGTCTGCGACATCGTCGAGCCTTCGGATGGTTCGCTCTACACGCGCGATCCGCGCTCGACCGCAAAGCGCGCCGAGGCGTATCTCAAGGAAACCGGCCTCGGCGACACCGTCTATGTCGGCCCCGAGCCCGAATTTTTCATGTTCGACAGCGTCGAGTTCGACACGACCTACAACGGCAGCTTCTTCAAGGTCGATGACGTCGAACTGCCGACCAACACCGGCACCAAGTATGAGAGCGGCAACCTCGGCCACCGTCCGCGCGCCAAGGGTGGCTATTTCCCGGTCGGCCCGGTCGACGTCACCACCGACATCCGTGCCGAAATGGTCTCGACGCTGATCGAGATGGGCCTGCCGATGGACAAGCATCATCACGAGGTCGCCGGCGGCCAGCACGAACTGGGCCTCACCTTCGGCAAGCTGGTCGAGACGTGCGACCGTATCCAGATCTACAAATATGTCGTGAAGATGGTTGCGCAGGCGTACGGCAAGACCGCAACGTTCATGCCCAAGCCGATCAAGATGGACAATGGTTCGGGCATGCACACGCACATGTCGATCTGGAACAAGGGCGAGAACACCTTCGCCGGCAACGGCTATGCTGGCCTGTCGGACACCTGCCTGTACTTCATCGGCGGCGTCATCAAGCATGCAAAGGCGATCAACGCCTTCACCAACCCGACCACCAACAGCTACAAGCGGCTGGTGCCGGGCTTCGAGGCGCCGGTTCTGCTCGCCTATTCGGCGCGCAACCGCTCGGCTTCGTGCCGCATCCCTTACGGCGCCGGCACCAAGGCGAAGCGCGTCGAGTTCCGCTTTCCCGATCCGCTCGCCAACGCCTATCTCGGCACCTCGGCGCTGCTGATGGCGGGCATCGACGGCATTCAGAACAAGATCCATCCCGGCGAGGCGATGGACAAGAACCTGTACGATCTGCCGCCGGCCGAGCTGTCGCTCGTTCCGACGGTCTGCGGCTCGCTGCGCGAAGCGCTCGAGAGCCTGATCGCCGACCACGAGTTCCTGCTCAAGGGCGGCGTTTTCACCCAGGACCAGATCGACGCATACATCGAGCTCAAGTGGGCCGAAGTGTATCGCTGGGAAATGCAGCCCAGCCCGGTCGAGTTCGACATGTACTACAGCGCCTGA